The segment GGAAGACGCAAAATGATAACATTGGCGAAACTTCCAAAGATTGCACCCAGGACAAAAAACATCACATAAAAAAAGGTATCCAGCTCAGACAATGTCTTTTCTCCTGAAGAAGAAGTTAGTGAAAACAAGATAAATCAGGAACCAGCCAAGCATATGCCCGAGCATCCATAGAATATTCGCAAAAGGAATTCCATTTTCGAGGAAGTAATCTGATTTCCAGTTCAAACGGTACAGATTCGGCACGACCCAATGAAGAGCTTTCACTGCGGTCACGAAAATTGCCTCTTTGCTTTTTTCGGCAAAGAAAGCCAGATCGGAAAGCCAGTGACCCAGCAAGAAAATGACAAAGCCCGATGATAGCGCCAAAACGGGTCTAACCACAAGACTGAGGCCGATCACCAGGCAAAGCAATACGGCGCTTTCCATCCACAGGCTCAAGCAGATCTCAAAGAAAGTCCCCCACCTTTGAGGCTCGTTCCACAGGCCCAACAAGAGTGCCAACAGAATTCCCAAAGAAGTGACCAGGATCACATTCAAAGCGAGGACACCAAAAATTTTTCCTAAAATAAACTGATCTCGGGTCACAGGGCGGGAAAGAATCAACAAGCAGGTCTGCTTTTCAATCTCTTTAGCCAAAAGATAGGCCCCTGAAAACAACGAGACCCCCAAAAGAGCGACCTGAATTCCCAGGAAACCAAAGTCTGCCAGAATTTTTCGCTGTTCTGCCAACGATAAAGCACCCAATAAAAAACTGAGGGCAAAAAGAATCACGGCAATGACGACAACAACAAGGAAAACTCTTTCACGAAGCATTTCACGCAACGTGGTCTTAGCCAAAGTGAGAACTTTAAACATCCATGGCCCCCTTGTTTTTCAAAACTTGGAAGGCCTTTTCGAGGCTTTGGAATTCAGACATGAATGTCGGCAAATCCCCTTTATAGAGAATCTGTCCTTTATTGATAACTACAAGATCCGAACAAAGCTCTTCCATGTCTTGCAAGAGATGGCTGCTGAAAAATAAGGTCATTCCTCGCTTTTGCTCTTCACGAAGAATGTCTTTAACCATCGCACGACCATCAGGATCCAGTCCCGACATGGGCTCATCTAGAATCAAAAGATCGGGACGAGTGAGAATAGCCTGAGCAATTCCCACCCTTTGCAGCATGCCCTTTGAATAGGTGCGCAAGCGACGATCTTTTGCTTCAAGAAG is part of the Bdellovibrio svalbardensis genome and harbors:
- a CDS encoding ABC transporter permease, whose amino-acid sequence is MFKVLTLAKTTLREMLRERVFLVVVVIAVILFALSFLLGALSLAEQRKILADFGFLGIQVALLGVSLFSGAYLLAKEIEKQTCLLILSRPVTRDQFILGKIFGVLALNVILVTSLGILLALLLGLWNEPQRWGTFFEICLSLWMESAVLLCLVIGLSLVVRPVLALSSGFVIFLLGHWLSDLAFFAEKSKEAIFVTAVKALHWVVPNLYRLNWKSDYFLENGIPFANILWMLGHMLGWFLIYLVFTNFFFRRKDIV